TTTTTTGATTCATACTATCCTTTGTTAGTAACTGAATATGTATGCTCATTCCAAACAACTCCTATACCATTTGATCAATCTATCATCTCACAACAAATGGTATTACTCTAATAAAAACCCATAAAAGAATCTGCCTCCTCTTTGTTAGCAGATTCTTTTAAAAATTAGATATATCCGTTTGAAGTTAAAATTTCTGTAAGTTGGTCAACACATTCCTCAATGGAATAATGCTCTGTATCTAAAATAATCTCGGGATTTTCCGGTTCTTCATAGGGCGCACTAATCCCTGTAAAGTTTGGAATTTCAGCATTGCGCGCTTTTTTATAAAGTCCCTTTGGATCACGCTGTTCACATGTTTCAACAGAGCATCTTACATAAACTTCTATAAATTCTCCCACTTCTACGAGCGCTCGTACAACTTGACGATCCTCTCGATATGGAGATATAAAAGCTGTTAAAACAATTTGACCATTTTCCACAAATAGCTTTGAAACTTCTCCAATGCGCCGAATATTTTCCCTACGTCCTGCTTCATCAAATCCTAAATCCTTATTCAAGCCATGACGAACATTATCACCATCTAGGACAAAGGCTTGATTGCCACGATCAAAAAGGCGACGTGCGAAAGCATTTGCGACAGAAGATTTTCCTGAGGCAGATAAGCCCGTAAACCATAAAATGAAGCTTTGATGCTTGTTTTGTGTACGACGTTCCTCTTTCGTAATGGAAGCCTCATGCCAAACAATATTGGAACTCATTTTAAAACCTCCTTACGCATTCCTTTAATCAGAACATCCACGACCTCTTTACGACTAAACGTGCTTGGTGGAATTTCGCCATTACGTAGCATTTCACGAACTTTTGTACCTGATAAGATCACATGTACTGTATTATCATGTGGACAGGTTTTAGTTGTTGCCATCCCCTCACATTTGTTGCAATAGAAGCTATGCTCAAACTTTAGTGGGACAATGCCTAATTCATCTTCCGTAAATTGTTCAAATATTTTTTGTGCATCATATGTGCCATAATAATCACCAACACCTGCATGATCACGCCCAACGATAAAGTGTGTACAGCCATAATTTTTCCTTACAAGTGCATGGAAAATGGCCTCTTTTGGTCCTGCATAGCGCATGGCAGCAGGAAACACGCCTAATTGCACACGATTTTCTGGATAATAATTTTGCAGTAAAATCTCGTAACTTTCCATACGGATTGCAGCCGACACATCGTCTGATTTTGTTTCCCCAACAAGCGGGTTGAGAAATAGTCCATCAATCGTTTCTAACGCAGCCTTTTGAATATATTCATGTGCTCGGTGCACAGGGTTTCGAGTTTGGAAACCGACAATAGTTTTCCATCCTTTATCTGCAAACAACTGACGTGTCTCAATCGGATCAAAGGAATACGCAGGAAACTTTTGTTCAATACGTTTAGTTAAAGTAATTTTTCCACCCACATAAATACTTGGACGTTCATGCAGCTTTTTCACACCTGGATGCTCTAAATCCTCTGTGCCATATACTAACAAAGCCTCTTTTCGCTTATTTGGCTCATAAATATCAGCCACCTCAATCACACCATAAACATCATTAGCATAAACCAGCTTTGCCTCATCACCAGGCTGTAAAGTTGTTGCAACTTCCTTTGTTACAGGCAATGTAATTGGAATACTCCATACCACACCAGATGCTAGACGTGTATGTTCCACAACAGATTCATAATCTTCCCTAGTTAAAAAACCCTCAATCGGACTGTAACCGCCTATTGCAATTAGCTCTAAATCACTAAGGGATATGACATCAAGCTCTATTGTTTTATTTATCCTTGTCACATCTTTCTCCGGATGAAAAGCTTGCACTAATTGTCCACCATGTGGTTGTAAACTCATAAAAAATTCCTCCTATTTTTATAAAAATACTCAGTTTTATAGTTTAGTTTAGGTAGTGATTCAAAAAAGTTACTGTTAATCTTAATCGGGTCCTAATTTTTTTGATCAGGTACCGCCATATTTTGATCGGCTTCCCGTTAATATTGATCAGGTACCGCCATGTTTTGATCGGCTTCTCCTTTTATTGATCAGGTACCACCACATTTTGATCGGCTCACCCCTTTTTTTGATCAGGTATCAACATATTTTGATCGGCTTCCCTCGTTATTTGATCAGGCCCTGCACTGTTTTGATCAGGTCCCTTCCTTTTTAATCAAATCACCCTCTGTTTTAATCCACTTCCCCACTATCTCAACGAATTCTCCCATCTTTTATCCTCCCATTGATTTAGATACCTTCGCCAGAATCGTATATGGAGCTTTCCTCTTCTCGCATAGTCCGCATTAAGCTGATGACACCTAGCGTTCCAACTATAATGCTACCAATTAATACGATGGCGTAAAAATCTTTTTCCAAGAATAGCTGCACTAAAAAATAAGAAATGGCTAAAGAAAATATTGGGGATACAATCCAAATTCGGACGATTTTCCTAACAATTTGCTTATGCAAAATCCTTCTTCCGTTTTTTGCCATCCCTATTCCAATAATAGAGGATGAAGTTACTTGTGTTAATGGTACTGGAAGCCCAAAAATAGAGCTAATACCAACAAGTAATGCTCCTGTGCTAGAAATTAAAATACCTTCTGTTTTCTCGAAACGTACAATCTTCTTCCCATTTGTTTCGAGTACTCGTTTTCCAAGCAGAATGGCACCAAGTGCTACAAATGCCCCACCAAGCCAGATTCCACTCGTCACACTTATCATTCCTGCGCCAACAAGTGGTCCTACTGCATTCGCTACATTATTCATCCCAGCGGAAAATGCTTCAAAAAATCCAGCTAACACAAGGAGAATCGTTAATATCGGTCGATCCTTTAGCAAGCCCTTGATACGTAATTTATACAGCCATTTCCCAAAGACTAATGCCATGACAAATGCAATAATCGGAACAATCACCCAAAATGACATGATGACAAACAATGATTTAACATATAGCACCTTATAAGCTATCCCTACACCTACGACAGCTCCTACCGTTACTTCACTTGTTGATAATGGGATACCTAACAGATTAGCCAGAAAGAGCGAGCTTGTTGCAGAAATCAAAATAATAACAACAATCTTTACAGTGATGTACTCTTGTGGCATGATGCCAGCGCTAATTGTTTTTACTACCTCTCCACCACCAAGAACCGCTCCGCTTAAAACACCTATTGCACAAATTAGCAAGGCCTGCCAAGCTTTAGGGATGGCCCCTGCACCGTAAGCGACTCCCATAGAAGCCGCTGCTCCACTAGCACCTATATTTAATGCAAAAAATAGACTAATTGCTATTGCAACATATTCTAGCATGGCAAAGCTCCTTTATTCATGTAACCCACACTCAGTTTTACCAGATCCTTGCCATCTACCTGAACGTAAATCATCCATCGTAAAGGCTGGCTTTGTGCAATGCTCGCAGCCTATGCTCGGATAACCTGTGTCATGCAAAGGATTGTAAGGCAAATTATGCTTGGAGACATATCTCCAAACTTCCTTCCATGTCCAATGAATGAGTGGACAAATTTTAATTAACTTAAATTTATCATCACGATTGATAAAGTTTGTATTTTGACGGGTTGGCGATTGTTCACGACGCAAGCCTGAAATCCAAGCTTTTGCACCTGCTAATGATTGATGTAATGGTGTAATCTTTCTTATATCACAGCATTTATTTGGATTTGACTTCCATAGTTCATCACCATATTGAGCTGCTTGTTGTGCTAACGTAAGCGAAGGCTTTTGCATAATAATGTTTAACTGTGGATATTTTTCTTTCACCCGCTCAATAGTTTCATAGGTTTCTTTAAAATGAACATCTGTATCTAAAAAAATAATAGTAGCATCAGGCTTCACCTTTGAAATTAAATCGATTAAGACGATTCCCTCAATTCCAAAGCTACAAGCATAAACAATCTCCTCTCCATACTCCGCAAAACTCCAGTGTAAAACCTCCAGCGCAGCCTTATAGGTTTCATCGATCTTAAAATCCAGTATTGGCTCATGCCAAGTTGCAAATGTTAACATGTTATCCCCCTTATAACGAAAAAAGACGCTCTAACAAAAGACATAGTTATAACATGCCTTATTGCTAAAACGCCTCTAGTTTGACTAGCCAGCTCTTATCTGATGATTGTTTACTAGTATTTGCTACCTTGTTCACAATCATTCTTCTTATTACCAAATATATACTAAATTACACCTAGTAGTCAACTAGGCTTTTTTAAAATTTAAATTATCTTTTTCAACTTTGTTTAACATGTGGTGTATGTATCTGTTCCCCTTCTTTCTTTCTGTGTAAGGTCGAACTACCTCTTTTGATTTTTTCAAAAAAATTTAATTCCTTGTTGACTAATAGGAAATATATGTTTAATGTATAACTAAGATTTGAACCAAACCAATAAAATGCTGATCAGAGGAGCTGAAGGCCATCTACTTAGGACGAAATATTTTCGTTCTAAGAGATGGCTTTTAGTGTTTTTTAGATCAAAAAGGAGCGATTTTAGTGAAAAAGAGAAAAAATTTTTTCCAACCATTGGCACTTATATCCGTGCTGACATTGACCTTAACAGGCTGTGGGACTAAATCATCTGATAGTGATACAGGTGCTTCAGATACAAAAAAATCTGTGGAATTATTTAATGTGTCCTATGACCCTACACGAGAGCTATACGATGCATTCAATCAGGATTTTATAAAGAAGTGGAAGGATGAAACAGGTCAAGAGGTGATTATCAAGCAATCTCATGGCGGCTCTGGAAAGCAGGGAAGAGCTGTTATTGATGGGCTGGATGCTGATGTTGTTACCTTAGCCTTGGCCTACGATATTGATGAGATTGCACAGGCTCGGGATTTATTAAACAAAGATTGGCAAACTGAATTTGAAAATAATTCTACACCTTATACATCTACCATTGTCTTTTTAGTACGCAAGGGCAATCCAAAGGGCATTAAGGACTGGGATGACTTAATTAAGAAAGATGTTTCCGTTATTACGCCAAATCCAAAAACATCTGGTGGTGCCCGTTGGAACTATTTAGCTGCTTGGGCGTATGCAGGGAAATTATATAACAACGATGAAACAAAAATAAAAGAATTTATGAATGCTTTATATAGCAATGTGGAGGTACTTGATTCAGGTGCTCGTGGCGCAACAACAACCTTTGTTGAGCGTGAAATTGGAGATGTCCTAATTGCTTGGGAAAATGAAGCCTATTTATCACTCAATGAATTAGGAGATGATGAATTTGAGATTGTCACACCTTCTTTAAGTATTTTAGCTGAGCCTCCTGTTGCAATTGTTGACAAGATTGTTGATAAAAAAGGGACACGTGAAGTAGCCGAAGCATATCTAAAGCATTTGTATAGTGATGCTGGGCAAGAAATTGCTGCAAAAAACTACTATCGACCAAGGAATGAAGAAATTCTAGCAAAATATCAAAACCAGTTTCCACAACTTGAGCTCGTTTCCATCGATGATTTCGGAGGCTGGGCTGAAGCACAAGCAAAACATTTTAAAGATGAAGGTACATTTGACGAAATTTATGTACCTCAATAAGGAGGCCTGTTATGACTAGTTTAACGGTTAATAAAAAGCGTCGCATCATTCCGGGCTTCCATCTTTCACTTGGTTACACCATGCTCTATGTTAGCTTGCTAGTTTTATTGCCGCTTTCTACGATTCTTATTCATACACTATCCTTAAGCTGGGCAGAGTTTGTTGATATTGTGACTGCTCCTCGAGCTGTTGCTTCTTATAAAGTAAGCTTCAGCACTGCGCTCGCTGCTGGTTTACTGAATGTTGTTTTTGGCACCATTATTGCTTGGGTGCTTGTGCGCTACCAATTTCCCTTTAAACGCATTATTGACGGACTTGTTGATTTACCGTTCGCTTTACCAACTGCTGTAGCAGGAATAGCCTTAACATCACTTTATGCACCCAATGGCTGGATTGGTCAATTTTTCAATTTCAAAATTGCTTTTACACCGCTTGGTATTATCATCGCCCTAACATTTATTGGGCTACCATTTGTCGTGCGTACAGTCCAACCTGTTTTGCAGAATATTAGTGCGGAGGTTGAGGAGGCCTCTGCAAGTCTTGGTGCAACACGCTTACAAACCTTTGGAAAAGTCATTTTACCCGAGCTTGCTCCTGCCATTTTGACAGGCTTTTCACTAGCTTTTGCCCGAGCGCTAGGAGAGTATGGTTCGGTTGTTTTTATCGCTGGAAATATGCCGATGAAAACTGAAATTACACCGTTAATTATTATGACAAAGCTAGAACAATATGATTACGCTGGTGCTACAGCCATAGCATTAGTCATGCTCATTACATCGTTCATTCTCTTATTTAGCATAAATATCATACAATGGCTAGCAAATCGTCGCTTTGTACAGTAGGAGGTATATATGGAACAATCTACAGTTATTCAGCAAGCTGCTCCTGAAAAAAATAAAGCCATAGCGAGGTCTTCAGCCTTACAAGAACCCCACTTCGTACGATATACGTTGACATTTTTTGCACTAGCTTTTTTAGGGTTTTTTATTGTTTTGCCACTAGTATCTATTTTCATTAGTGCCTTTCAAAAAGGCATAGACGTGTATATGGCAGCTATCACACACCCAGATGCATTAGCAGCCATCAAATTAACTTTAACCGTTGTAGTGATTGCCGTCCCATTAAACGCAATTTTTGGTATTATGGCTGCCTGGACATTAACGAAATTTAATTTCAAAGGGAAAAATTTATTACTAACAATTGTCGACCTCCCTTTTGCTGTATCCCCTGTTATCGCGGGCTTGATATTTATCTTGTTATTTGGTTCACAGGGTCTATTTGGTGAATGGCTCTTTGAAAATGATATTAAGATTGTTTTTGCGCTTCCTGGGATTGTGCTTGCTACCATTTTTGTTACGTTGCCCTTTGTCGCAAGGGAACTCATTCCTCTTATGCAGACACAGGGAACCTCTGAGGAGGAGGCTTCTATTTCACTTGGCGCAGGTGGCTTTAAAACATTTTGGCATGTGACATTACCAAATATCAAATGGGGCTTATTATACGGGCTTATTTTATGTAATGCTCGAGCAATCGGTGAGTTTGGTGCAGTTTCTGTTGTTTCAGGTCATATACGAGGGATGACGAATACAATGCCGCTTCATATTGAAATTTTATATAATGAGTACCAATTTGCGGCAGCCTTTGCCGTTGCTTCACTAATGAGCGTCATTGCCATCATTACACTAATCGTGAAAGATATTATTGCTTGGAAATCGAAATCTGTTTAAAGGAGGCACTGCCGTTATGAGCATTCAAATAAAAAACGTTTCAAAAAAGTTTGGTTCCTTTCAAGCTTTACAGGATATTTCCCTCCATATTCAATCCGGTGAACTCGTTGCCCTTCTTGGTCCATCTGGTTCAGGGAAAACTTCTTTACTACGTGTAATTGCTGGTCTGGAGACCTCCGATGTTGGGGAAATTTTATTTGACGATCAAGCAATTACAGACCGTCAGCCTAAGGAACGAAATGTAGGCTTTGTGTTCCAGCATTATGCCCTTTTTCGACATATGACCGTATTTGATAATGTTGCCTATGGTCTTAAAGTACGTCCTCGTAAAACAAGGCCCTCAAAATCAGAAATTAAAGAAAAAGTGATGGAGCTATTACGCCTTGTTAAACTGGAAAATTTCGCTGAGCGTTTACCCACACAGCTTTCAGGTGGACAACGTCAGCGTGTGGCACTGGCTAGAGCACTTGCTGTGGAGCCAAAAGTACTTTTATTAGATGAACCCTTTGGTGCACTAGATGCTAAAGTAAGAAAAGAGTTACGTAGATGGTTACGAAAACTTCATGATGATTTCCACATTACAAGTATATTTGTCACACATGATCAAGAGGAGGCGCTAGATGTAGCAGATCGTATTGTTGTGATGAACAATGGCCAAATTGAGCAAATTGGTAGTCCAGATGAGGTTTATACAAACCCTAAAAGCCCATTTGTTTATGATTTTTTAGGCAATGTAAATATTTTTAAAGGACGCTTACATAATGGTAAATTAACACATGGTGAATTTGCTATTGATGTACCGGACTCACATGCACACACCCAGGATGATGCTATTGGCTACGTTCGCCCACATGATATTCAAATTGAAAAAACGGCTGTTACAGGTACAGTTCCTGTCAAAATAAGTCACATTCATTTGCTTGGCCCAATTGTACAAATTGAGTTACGGCGTGAGGATATTGGTGAATTTTTAGAGGCCGAGTTATCAAAAGAACAATATCATCTTCTTCAACTGAAAGTGGGCGACCAAGTATTTGTAAAGCCGAAACAATTAAAGGTGTTTATTCCTGAGGAATACTCCATTTAATGAATTGTCATATTAAGCGCAACACCTCTAAAATAAAAGAGCCCATAACGACCTCGTGTAACATGTTAGTTACCACACAAACATCGGAGGAGGAATCATTATGGGTTTTCCCCATCACTTTATTATCAATTGACATGACCCTCCAACATGGCATTTGTCATGAAGTATGAAAGGCTATTGAATCCTTTCCAATATGCTTTAAGTAAGAATAAAACGATGAAAGTTTATTCTGTTAATGCTCAATCATCCAAATTAAAAATGTATCGTAATTACATTTTTTTCATAATCGAACCAAATGTTTGTAACTAGCATAGTAAGATAAACAGTCACTTCGCTCCCTTTGCACTTTAAAGTATGTCCATGTATTGCCGAAAAATCTCATCTAATTGAAAAGTAGAAACACAAGTGAAGTTTATGCCTATCTAGGGAATTAATCTAGGAATTGTTATATCAATTCATGGAGAACTAATAATAAAACGGGTGAATCTTTTTTTCTATCAAAGTTCAGGAAAGATACCTATATTCAGGTTATAACAAGAAAAAAGCTCCTTTCTTTCGCTACCAGCGGAAAAATAAGGAACTCTTGTCGTATCAAGTATCAGCTTGTAAAAGTGAACACCTCAAGTAGGACTTCACACATGATGTAGCAGCAAACTACCAGTAACTTCTGAAATCACTAGAGTAGCTACTTTATTTAGTTAAGCTCACAAACTTTAAATTCGATTCTTAGCCTTTGATAAATCCTTAGCAGATTCGAGGCTTTACGACATTACGCTTTATTGATAACAATGAAAATATCTTTTTTTAGGTTCTAATAGTGTTGGAAAAATACACTTGGCTTCTGCAATCAGAATAACAGCTACAAAGAAATATGCAAATTTCTATTGCTCTTTTAGTCTCGTTCAAATTCTAACGAATACCTTCTAATACATTTCTTTTTATAACCCAAATAGCTGGGAAAAGCACTGCAATAACTCCTACGATTGGAGAACTAATTATCAATCCTAGCAATAGATTTGGTGTGATAATAATAGTCTCAGCATTCATGCCTAATAATAGGTTATAAGCTGAAAGAGTTGATAGAATCACTGAAAGTACACCAACAGAGCCTGTCAAAAGTGCCCCCTCTAATACTAAAAGAGAGAATAGCCTTCCTTTTGTATAACCAAGCACACGTAGCATACTTAATTCTTGTATTCTTTCCTTAATACTGCTAGCTGTGCTGTTCATTAGACCTATAATGGTAAATATAATGATTAGCCCAACTGCTAAATATAAAATAAAAAAACGCTGTAAGAATTGTTCTTCTAATTCATTCAGTTCTTCTGCCCTATTATATAGAATTGTATTGGTATACTGTGGTTCTTGGATAAGTGATTGTATCTCTTCTATTGTTTCTGCTTGATCCGTTTCTGACTCTATATTCATTTCTACACTATAAAGTGTATTAACATCAAACATATCACCCATTATTTTTTTAGAAGTAAATATTTTGTATTCATCACTAATATGTTTTGAATTAGTTATAATACCTTCCACAATAAAATCTCTCTTATCATCTCCATCTATATTTCCAAAGTTTTCACCCTCTATTACATCTCCTAATTGATACCCCAATTTCTTTGATGTATCCTCTGTTATCATTACTCCATTAGGACTTAAATCTTCTTCCAGACTTATTTCATCTTTAACCTTAACCTCGTTTCTATCCAAACTGTATTGTAAATTAATTCCGCTAATACTTATTAATATCTCATCTTGTACACCTTGTTTTAAAGGTAGATTTATTGTTTCGAATACTTTCTCATTTGTGTAGAAAAATGCCTCAATATTAGGCGTTTCATTAACAAGTTCATAAAAGGAAAAAGGGAAACCCTCTTCCACTTGGGACTTAATAGACACTACTTTTAAGTCATTTGGATAAGTACTCATAATCGTATTAGTTGTGTACTCCTTAACAGTTGTTAAGACCACCATTCCTATAATAGTTATGATAATTCCTAAAGTAAAAATAACAGATATTTGTACATTTCTCCCCAATTGCCTCAGTAAATTTTTGGTAGCTAATAAGATTTCTGCTCTAACCTTTACCTTTCTATCTAAATAGCTTATTACTTTCTCAAATAAAACAAACATTAAAGGAATAGTAATAAATGATAATACTATAAATAAAACAGCATTAATAACATACATAATTCGTGATTGCCAATACCACTGGTTACAAGCAAATATTATAGTTATTAATACAACATACAATGAACTAATTATGATATACCTTTTAGTAATATCTTGAGTGCTTTTCACACCTCTATAAATAATAATTGGTGAAGACAAGCTTGCCATATATCCTGGAATGAGAGAAGATAAAAAGATAACTATAGTAAAAATTCCTAAACTAAGTAATATATCTTGATACGGCAATACAATACCAGCATTTGGGACATTCATAAGCCCTAAGAAAAGATCAAGTGTGAAAAACGGGATGGAAATACCAAGAATAATTCCTACTATTAAAGATACTAGGCCTAGAATCAATGTTTCAATTAGAACTAAAAACATAATGTGTTTTCTTCCAAAACCTAAAAGACGTAAAGTTGCAAGATCCTTTTGTTTTTCCTGAATAGACATTCTCATCGTACTAATGAGGATTAATGCACTCACCAAGTAAATTGCAATATTGAGTCCCTGAACAAAAGGTCCCAATCCTCCAATATTATTACGTTGGTTATCAACCTCTAATCGTTGATCGATAAAGAAATCTTGATTAAGCTTTTTCAATTGTTGAACAACATCAGCTTTCTTTTTAATGTCGTCTAACTTAACAATTAATGCCGTTGTTTTTCCTACATTCAAAGTGGCCTCCTGAAGCCAGTGAAAATCAAAAATAACCATATTGGATAAGCCTTCATCACCTTCGCTAAATCCGGATACTACCACTTTTTCTTTTCCATAGGGTGGAAAATTCATTTCTATAACTGAACCAATTTGCAAGTTCTTTAAGGTAGCATACGTGGGAGAAACTACAACTTCTCCTGCTTTCGGAAAATGTCCTTCTGCTATGGATACAAACGGATATTCATATGCCAGCTCGTCATTATTAAAACCAACATAAATTGGTTCACCCCACATGTCGTACTCTTCTTCTTTATTTAAATATGGATAAAGAAATGGAGTTACTGTTTCTACTTCCTCCATATCCGTTATCGTATTAAGTTCTTTATTAGTCAATGATTTATGACCATCTTGATAACCAACTACTAAGTCATAATCACCATGTATATCACTTATAGTTGTTTCATTTGATTCTTGTAAACTACCAAGTAATATTTGTACAATTACGATAAGAGCAACGCCTAAAGAAATACCTAAAATTAAAAACGCATTTCTACCCTTATGACTTAATAAAAAATTAATAGCTGCTTTAACTAATAAACTCATAAACTTAACCCCTCAATCTTAGAGGCTATTACTCTAACTACTTCATTATCCTTCAAACCTGAATGTTTTAAATTTAAAGTATCACAGATTTTACCATCATGCATAAAAACTACTTTATCGGCGTAAGCTGCTACATTTGCATCATGCGTTACTACTATTAACGTGTGCCCTAGTTCCTCACAGAATTGACGTAAAATATTCATCATATCTTTAGAAGTTTTTGAATCAAGACTACCAGTAGGCTCGTCTGCTAAAATCAATTCAGGTTCATTAATTAAAGCTCTTGCGATAGCTACTCGCTGTTGCTGCCCTCCAGATAACAGTGAGGGCTTGGTATGAATATACGAACCTAAACCTACTAATTTTAAAAGTTCTATCGCTTTATTATTCACTTCTTCCTTTTTACTATTTGTTAGTAATGCAGGCATAGTAACATTCTCTAACACTGTCAAAACTGGTATTAGATTGAAAAATTGAAAAACAAACCCTATTTTTTCACGCCTTAGTTGTGTTAATTTAGCATCATTATAATTATTTATATTTTCATCGCTAATTAGTACCTCGCCTTTGTCTACAGAATCTAATCCTGATATCATATTAAGTAAGGTCGATTTCCCTGAACCACTTGTACCCATAATGGCAACAAATTCTCCCTTACCCACATTCAAATCTACCTCATCTAATGCTTTAACTTTATTATTTTCCTCACCGTACGTTTTTGATATACATTTTACTTTTAAGACTGACATGCTAAAACCCCCAAGTTATTGATTATCTGCAGGTTTAAGTATAAATATATTAAAACGATATTAACTTATCTGTTCATCAATAAAACCTTTTTTATTAATACGTTTAATCTTATCTTTTACTTGTAAAAGCAAGGTAATTAAAATAATCAGAAAAGACAACAAA
This genomic stretch from Lysinibacillus pakistanensis harbors:
- a CDS encoding FtsX-like permease family protein gives rise to the protein MSLLVKAAINFLLSHKGRNAFLILGISLGVALIVIVQILLGSLQESNETTISDIHGDYDLVVGYQDGHKSLTNKELNTITDMEEVETVTPFLYPYLNKEEEYDMWGEPIYVGFNNDELAYEYPFVSIAEGHFPKAGEVVVSPTYATLKNLQIGSVIEMNFPPYGKEKVVVSGFSEGDEGLSNMVIFDFHWLQEATLNVGKTTALIVKLDDIKKKADVVQQLKKLNQDFFIDQRLEVDNQRNNIGGLGPFVQGLNIAIYLVSALILISTMRMSIQEKQKDLATLRLLGFGRKHIMFLVLIETLILGLVSLIVGIILGISIPFFTLDLFLGLMNVPNAGIVLPYQDILLSLGIFTIVIFLSSLIPGYMASLSSPIIIYRGVKSTQDITKRYIIISSLYVVLITIIFACNQWYWQSRIMYVINAVLFIVLSFITIPLMFVLFEKVISYLDRKVKVRAEILLATKNLLRQLGRNVQISVIFTLGIIITIIGMVVLTTVKEYTTNTIMSTYPNDLKVVSIKSQVEEGFPFSFYELVNETPNIEAFFYTNEKVFETINLPLKQGVQDEILISISGINLQYSLDRNEVKVKDEISLEEDLSPNGVMITEDTSKKLGYQLGDVIEGENFGNIDGDDKRDFIVEGIITNSKHISDEYKIFTSKKIMGDMFDVNTLYSVEMNIESETDQAETIEEIQSLIQEPQYTNTILYNRAEELNELEEQFLQRFFILYLAVGLIIIFTIIGLMNSTASSIKERIQELSMLRVLGYTKGRLFSLLVLEGALLTGSVGVLSVILSTLSAYNLLLGMNAETIIITPNLLLGLIISSPIVGVIAVLFPAIWVIKRNVLEGIR
- a CDS encoding ABC transporter ATP-binding protein, translated to MSVLKVKCISKTYGEENNKVKALDEVDLNVGKGEFVAIMGTSGSGKSTLLNMISGLDSVDKGEVLISDENINNYNDAKLTQLRREKIGFVFQFFNLIPVLTVLENVTMPALLTNSKKEEVNNKAIELLKLVGLGSYIHTKPSLLSGGQQQRVAIARALINEPELILADEPTGSLDSKTSKDMMNILRQFCEELGHTLIVVTHDANVAAYADKVVFMHDGKICDTLNLKHSGLKDNEVVRVIASKIEGLSL